In Fusarium falciforme chromosome 9, complete sequence, the sequence CAGAGTCCAGCAGTCGACTTCTAACAATAGCATCGGCGATTTGAAGATGTCTGACACTGGGCGAGTCGTCGTCGGACAATATCACAGTGAAACGGCTGTAGCCAGTGGAAGCGGCGGAATCTCAGGAGCCATCAACACGGTCACTACTGCATCGGTCATCGGAGAAGCCAGATTGAGGGTCGGGGACAAGTTTGGCGGTCGCGACCCTGATGAATAATTGGATGGGAGTGCAGAACGGCGCAAGGATAAAATGAGTGTCGAGCGCATTGTGCCAATGCCAGTAGTACATTAGAGGGCTGCTTGTTTGTTGGTTCCTTTAATGCGGTGACGCCGAGGTGAAATAAAAAACCATGGATTAGATGATTGATTCGATGCTTCTGCGACAAGGCCTTACTTTAGCGGCTTTATTCCACCTTCCAGTCGACGGTCGCTGGCGCAGACACCCTAAGGTGGGCTGATTGTGTGGCTTGGCGAGATGTCCACTGCAAGCCCTCTGCACAAGCCTGAACTACCAGCGTTTGCAGGCTTGCCCAACGCGGTAAACTGGGGCAGCATATCAGTTGTAATGGGCTGGTTCTGCTGGAAAGCCGAGGAGGCAGCGGTGTCCAGGCACGCAGTCGGACGGTGATCGCAGTTCGATGATTGCGGTGACCCTTGCGGCCAGGCCGACGGCCTCGGCCATGGTAGGGAGATAACGCTCTGTAGGTTTCGAAGGAGTCTAGCTGGCGGTTCAACAGCTTGAGATGAAATTATCTGGAAGCTACAAGGCGACGGCCAATGAGGCTCATCCATCCTGCAGCCTGAGCACGCACACCCACACAATACTAGCGGAGGGCGCTTGTGCGCATTTTGCAAGGATGCGCGACACCGTACATCACTCTGATCACTCTGTTGGGAGACATGCGACGGCTTACTACGACGAGAGTGAAAATGAGCAAAGTCGTTTGTTCTGTGGAGGGGCTTGCCCATGTCGGCGGTCTTCGTCAAAGGAGGTCTGACGTCATACAGGATTGTCGAACCATCTCGACGTAACTAAGATGGTTATTTAAATTCACGCCAACCCTACCGACCCTCCAAAAGGAAGAGATTAAACAAAACATATAGAACAGAGGACTGACCGATGGAATAATATACCGACTGACTGGTTAGCGGTTAGTGTAGCATCCTAACGAGGTGCGTTCCCCGTGAACCGGAATAGTAAGACCCGTCCCGAATTGCAACCGAGAACGACAGTCGATGCTGTGATTGCTGACGTCCCGGGACGATACTCTGACGGGAGCCACAGCAGGTTCCGACCTTGATACGTGATCCATACGCCATCTGCACTGATGCCATAGCCTTGATTTTGATTGGAGTGACGCAGAGGACCGGATGCAGGTAGCACAGCGGGTGGTGAGGGCGAGGGCACGCTCAGGTCGAAAGTGCCAACATTCGTAAGAAGACGAGCGCCGGTCTCGTCGAAACGGATAGTATCGAGAGGCCTACCTACATCGAGcgtcgcctggcagtggcccgtcgtggcatcccagatcttgacggtcttgTCCCATGACGCTGATGCGAGGCGCTGGCCGTCGgacgagaaggccaccgactGAACCCAATCgccatggccctcgagcgtcgcctggcagtggcccgtcgtggcatcccagatcttgacggtcttgTCGCGTGACGCTGATGCGAGGCGCTGGCcgtcgggcgagaaggccaccgaccAAACCGCACTGCCATGGCCCTCGAGTGTCGCCTGGCAGTGGCCCGTcgtggcatcccagatcttgacggtctcGTCGTATGACGCCGATGCGAGGCGCTGGCcgtcgggcgagaaggccaccgaccAAACCGACCCGCCATGGCCCTTGAGcgtcgcctggcagtggcccgtcgtggcatcccagatcttgacggtcttgtcgtctgacgccgatgcgaggcgctggccgtcgggcgagaaggccaccgacgAAACCGCACTGCCATGGCCCTTGAGcgtcgcctggcagtggcccgtcgtggcatcccagatcttgacgctGTTGTCGTATGACGCCGATGCGAGGCGCTGGCcgtcgggcgagaaggccaccgactGAACCCAACTGCGATGGCCCCTGAGcgtcgcctggcagtggcccgtcgtggcatcccagatcttgacggtcttgtcgtatgacgccgatgcgagatgctggccgtcgggcgagaaggccaccgactGAACCGAACCGCGATGGCCACCGAGcgtcgcctggcagtggcccgtcgtggcatcccagatcttgacggtcttgTCGTATGACGCTGATGCGAGGCGCTGGCcgtcgggcgagaaggccaccgaccAAACCGCACCGTCATGGCCTGTGAGcgtcgcctggcagtggcccgtcgtgacatcccagatcttgacggtcttgTCGCGTGACGCTGATGCGAGGCGCTGGCcgtcgggcgagaaggccaccgaccAAACCGACCCgccatggccctcgagcgtcgcctggcagtggcccgtcgtggcatcccagatcttgacgctGTTGTCGTATGACGCCGATGCGAGGCGCTGGCcgtcgggcgagaaggccaccgaccGAACCGAACCGCCATGGCCCTTGAGcgtcgcctggcagtggcccgtcgtggcatcccagatcttgacggtcttgtcgtctgacgccgatgcgaggcgctggccgtcgggcgagaaggccaccgactGAACCGAACCACCATGGCCCTTGAGcgtcgcctggcagtggcccgtcgtggcatcccagatcttgacggtcgTGTCGTGTGACGCCGATGCGAGGCGCTGGCcgtcgggcgagaaggccaccgaccGAACCGGCCCgccatggccctcgagcGTCGCCTGGCATGCATCCCAATCCTCTGCCATAGCCGGTTTAGTTATAATCCAATCCGGCTCTTCCCTTTCGAACAGTTTCCTCGTCATGCTCCGCCTAGGACTAAAGATAAGCGCCGACGCATATGTCTGAAGAGGCGCGTTCCCTATCGCCCATCCGTGCGACAGGATAAATCGGCGTGCATCTCGGACGAGGTCGAATAAGCAGGACCCATCGGACCGTTCCTAGTAGAGATACTAATTAGTATGTCGGTTCCATATGATTCAAGCTAACTCGCCTACTAGCAATGTCTCGAGCTTCGTCATCGCAACCACGCCTCCCGGTATGTCTCGGAGAAGACTTAGCGCCTCGAGCCAGTAGAGGTACTTCTTGCTGAGAAATTGATGGACTATGCCGTCGTCCTGGAGGTCGTCGATGGGCATCGACGTCCTATGCCAGATTGCATCGCTTAGGTGGTCAACCCAGTAGATGCATGAGTACCGCACCGGGGCTAGCGGGTCCGGTTCGGGCTGGCGGACGTCGTCGACAGAGGCGCCGGGGTGGTGTAAGTCGTACAAATCGCGTCGCAACATATCAGACATAATCTGTAACGATCTCAAGAACATGGTATGATGTGCGGCTGCAAATCCATGCTGGAAAATTGCATTCGACTCCTTGCTCGTCAGGAAATCCTTGACGGACTGATGAATGAGATAGACATGGTCATCCCGGATCGAAAGAAACGAGGCACACATATCTACCACAGATCCAAGGTCATCGGAGACATTTCGAGGCAAACAAGACAGCGCGCCCAGCTCACACAAGCGGAGAGGCCGGTAAGCGGCAGTTGCCGCCGAAATAACAAGGCGGCAGAACTCGCTATCCTCAGGCTGAAGTTGCTGAATGTGATGCATCATTCGTTCGTAGAATGGCGTTAGGCCCGACGGCATCTGCTTGAGGACACTTAAGACGTGCCAGCTCTGGACCTTCTGAAGTTCCTGCGCGACGAGAGCAACCCAGAGGAAGGTTCCATCGGCCTTCTGACGCATCTCATTCCGAACTTGATCTTGCAGTGATTTGTTCCCTTTCAGCGATACGAGGTGCAAGACTTTGTGGTCGACGTACGTATTGACGGCTTGGGTGACATGGTGTTCGTTCAGCTCCAGGCTTAGCCTCGTTTTTGAAGCAGCGcgatgcagcagcagctcaatATCGGGTCTGTTTCGGCTGGAGACGATCCACTTGACGTAAGCAGACGCAGATGCGCTCTGGACAATAAAGTCTAAGAGTTGTGGTAGGTCTTGCTCGCATTCGTCGAGGGCGTCGATGATCATGTAGCAACCCCCCGCGCGACGATCGCCAAGCATGCTAAGCAGAGCCCGGGACAAGGTGTAGAACCCGTTTGTATCTTCGAAGAGTTGTCGACCTGCATGGTCGTATTCGCTTTGGATGTGCGAGATGAGCGATGGTTGTTGACAGAGCAAAACGTACATCAGTCCTCGCAATACGGCTACCGCCCTGTTGAGTCGGGAATCGGTCCCTTGGCAGAAGAAAAATGATACGGGACGTGAGTGTGTTGGCGAAAGGGACAATTTCTTGAATCGGCGCGACATCTTCACCGCGAAGTTACCGAACAGACCACCCTCGTTCGCGTTGACTATTTCCGCCCGTGACTGCGATAGTTCGTCGATGATCCCGCACAGCAACAtcgtcttgcccttgccggcGTCGCCTTTGATCCAGAGCAACCGGCTGTCTCTGTCGTTTCGCCATCGCCGAAAGTCCTCGTGATCTAGAACCCACTTGTACGAGTCCTTGAGAAGGCCACCCTTTGTCTGCTCGATGCGCGTCTTGTCGTCGCGGGGGTCGGTCAATCGTAGGTCGGCAAGGCATCGATTGCGGTTCGGTTCGTTGTAGTTGTGGACTTCAGTGTAGTTGTTTCCAACCTGAATTCTGCTTTCGCCGCCGGCGTTCACGTCCCGGACGAGGTTTTTCGGTCGCGCCGTGCACTCCTCGCTGTTCACCCACGCCATTGTGGCATTGGTGATGGGAAGAATGGTTTCGTGCCCAAGCTGAAGCAGGCTCGGAGTTGGCTGCGGGCGGCGCTTAGGTAAACCACTGAGATCCCTCTTTCCTCAGCCGTACCATCTCCTCACGTGGCGCAGCCTGCACCAAAAAGATCCCGTCGGAGACAAGAAAAACCAGCAGCAATTCACCTCACACGACCAGCATGGCCGAAGTCTTCAGCACCGTGACTGGCGCTTTGAGCGTGGCGCTCTTGTTTAAAGACTGCGTCGACTGCTTCGAGTACATCCAACTGAGCCGCCATTTCGGTCGAGACTTCGAGCTACACCAGGAAAATCAGCTTGCGGTGAGGGGATGAGGGATGCGGAGAGCAGGGTCAGAGGGGCAGCTGCAAATTCGCTCCCGTGTGTGATATGGCTGCAGACGAGGCGCGTAGCCCACCAATTATCAGCGTCATCTTGTTGCAGATTGCGCCCGGGACGGCTCAGCGACAGATGACTTGGGGGAGAGAGGCAGCCAGTTAGAAGACCTTACATTCAAAGATCACAAGTCGACGAGCTCGTCAAAGCCTCACGGTCAGTTCTGCCCCGCTTGCAGGGTGATTTTTTTGGCCTAGATTATAAGGCAATAATGAAGAAGACTCCAAGGATGATGCTGATAGAAGCGGCCCGTCAGCTCCACGGTCGTGTTCCAAGCACCTGATCACGTGATTGATGACATAATGACCAGGCCGCGGAAAAGTGCGGCTAATTCCGAGATAGTAATGACGGAGTATTCGAGCTGGGCCCAAATAGACTCGCTTCCGGTCAGCATCGCCAATGAGAGTAGATTCAGGAGGTCCTCCGAATGGCGCCTGACCTCGTATCATGCACGCTCACGACGAGAAAGGGGCAGGGCGTTGCAGAAcccttgttgaagatggcctcCAAACAACCGACCAGCGACAAGCAAGGCGAGAACGCCATTCTATTCCAGGATGGCGTTGCCGTGAGCCTCAAGGCACACCGGTCAGCCTGTTTGCCGCCGTGCATCCCACTTCGCGGTGATGGTTGTCAGCTTCCAGCCCGCCCTACCTCTCTCGCCTGTCTCCGCTATCGACGGCATGCCATCAGAGCACGCTATTGCCGAGAGATTGAAATGCTCAGTAGACGGGGTCAAGCAACACTGGTCCATCATGCAAAAGATTGAGGGAAAAGATAGCAAGGGGCGAGACAATAAGCGGCGAAAATGCAAGAGCAAAGCTTGATTAAGCCGCTAGATTGTGACCGCATTCATCGGCTCATGTTACACATCTGGCTACATGTTGTCTATGAGACTTGGGTTACGATACTGCTAAGCTCGGCACGACGGAGGAATTTGGGCCACCATCGACGCAGCTATTCGTGGGTACGGGGTTCCACGAATCGTCCCGGATTACATGTGTGCTTGAGGCAGGGGGATGGACGAGCATGCTACTCCGGAGCTGTCGGGGTGCAAGGCTATCAGATGGGTCACGGAAGCGGAGGTATCCACCCAAGCCCCGAGGCCCTGTGGCCCCGTTGAACTCTTCGACACCTTGTACACCATTTCCTTCGCGGTGCTGGGCCACAGACCGATCCCAATCCCCACCGAGGCGGGTTGGGCCTGCCCGTACATTACTGTTCGTATGCTTCATGTTGTCAATTCAAAATTATTCCTCTCCAGATAAGTCGCTCATGTTCTCCCACGCAGCGAGAGCTGCCACCGATGACGCTGTATGCGGATGGTCTGTACCGAGCACTCGCTCTTGTAGGACAACGCAGCTTCGCATTAGGGTTAAAGCATCTCTGGTACGGTCTTGGTCTTTCCAGATAATGGCCAGGTTGTTCATGCTCGTCAGCGTATCGGGATGCTCCTCTCCCAGCactctcttcctcgtctccaTCACTCCCACCTGTAGCGCTTCCGCCTCCTTCCATCGACCTTGGTTCATGTATGTCGACGCCAGGTTGGCCATGCTCGTCAGCGTATCGGGATGCTCCTCTCCAAGCactctcttcctcgtctccaTCACTCCCACCTGTAGCGCTTCCGCCTCCTTCCATCGACCTTGGTTCCAGAATGTCGACGCCAGGTTACCCATGCTTAACAGCGTATCGGGATGCTCCTCTCCAAGCACTCTCTTCGTCGTCTCCATCACTCCCACCTGTAGCTCTTCCGCCTCCTTCCATCGACCTTGGTTCATGTATGTCGACGCCAGGTTACCCATGCTTGTCAGCGTCGAGGGATGCTCCTCTCCAAGCactctcttcctcgtctccaTCACTCCTTCCTCTTGCGCTTCCGCCTCCTTCCATCGACCTTGGTCCATGTATGTCGACGCCAGGTTGGCCATGCTCGTCAGCGTATCGGGATGCTCCTCTCCAAGCACTCTCTTCGTCGTCTCCATCACTCCCACCTGTAGCGCTTCCGCCTCCTTCCATCGACCTTGGTTCATGTATGTCGACGCCAGGTTGTTCATGCTCGCCAGCGTCGAGGGATGCTCCTCTCCAAGCactctcttcctcgtctccaTCACTCCCACCTCTAGCGCTTCCGCCTCCTTCCATCGACCTTGGTTCCAGAATGTCGACGCCAGGTTGTTCATGCTCGTCAGCGTATCGGGATGCTCCTCTCCAAGCACTCTCTTCCTTGTCTCCATCACTCCCACCTCTAGCTCTTCCGCCTCCTTCCATCGACCTTGGTTCCGGTATGTCGACGCCAGGCTGGCCATGCTTGACAGCGTATCGGGATGCTCCTCTCCAAGCACTCTCTTCCTTGTCTCCATCACTCCCACCTCTAGCTCTTCCGCCTCCTTCCATCGACCTTGGTTCCAGAATGTCGACGCCAGGTTGGCCATGCTCGTCAGCGTATCGGGATGCTCCTCTCCAAGCACTCTCTTCCTTGTCTCCATCACTCCCACCTCTAGCGCTTCCGCCTCCTTCCATCGACCTTGGTTCCAGAATGTCGACGCCAGGTTGTTCATGCTTGACAGCGTCGAGGGATGCTCCTCTCCAAGCACTCTCTTCCTTGTCTCCATCACTCCCACCTGTAGCGCTTCCGCCTCCTTCCATCGACCTTGGTTCCAGAATGTCGACGCCAGGTTACCCATGCTTAACAGCGTATCGGGGTGCTCCTCTCCCAGCACCTTGGTCCTTGTTTCGACTGCTTTCCCGCTTAATTTTTCTGCCGCCGTGTAGTTGCCGATAGTCAACATATACCATGCACAATTTGTCAGCAAACGGGCCCAGTTCGGCAGGTCCTCATCTTGCGGCTTCTCCTCTAATACAGACTCGATGTGAGGAAGTAACAACTGGCAAGTTGGCCATGTCTCGAATGCACCACTTGGGAAATGTCTGGACATGGACCGCAAAAACACTTGTCTCCATCGTTCCGCATCGTCCACCATGGATATCCAAGCTCGTGTACAAAATTGAACTAGGGAATGCACCTCACACATATCTTGTGCTGCTGTCACAGATACGAGCGAGTAGCCACGGAGGACATCAAGATCATCCTCAAAGTCGTCACTCTCTGCATCTCTGTCCACATTATCCGTCAAATCGGTGCTATAGTCGTGAAGCACAAACTCAGGAATGGCCTGCGGATTGAAGAAGCTCATGAAGGAGAGCAGTTTCGCCGCAGATGGTCTCTCGCGGCGTATCTGTTCAAAGGTGACTTGCCATGTCATAACCACGGAGTTAGAGACGGTCTCATCTCGTCGAAGGTCCCCCGCGTCTTTGTTGAGGAGactgcccttcttcttgtcgctCTCCCGGAAGGCATCCAGATATGTTTTTACTGATGCGCGGGGGGCGCGACGGTTGATGTACGCCGCCGCTTGGGTGATGGCCAGCGGGATACAGTCCAGAGCCTGGAGAAGATCGGCAGCGGCATCCTTGTCAAAGTCTCCGTTGAGCTTGTTCCGGAAAAGGTGAAGGCCTTGGGCGTCATCCATGGTTGAGATCCGATAGATAGCCTTCTGGCTACCTGTCAGCTTTTCAGCAGCGTCCATGCTGCGTGATGTGACGAGGATGGTTCCACTACGGCACTTCGGCAGATATGCCGTGAGTGGTCGCTGATCGCTCTTTACAACAGTGTCCTCGTCCGTTGGTTGGTTTGCTGCCTTGTTCCCTCTGGCATTGGTGCTGGGATGAAAGAGGTTGACATCATCAGCATTgtccaagaccatcaaccaCGAGCCAGCTTCCTCGGTCTGCAGCCAGTCGCGGACGAGCCCGAGCACGTCGATGCCGGGGTCATTTCGCCTCGGCAACTCTAGCCTTTGTGCAATAGACCGGTAGGCCTCTTCAAATCTCGGTTTCGAGCTCGCGTGAACCCAGAAGACGCTGGTTTGCGGTGCTTCGTCGTGGATGTGATGCGCGAATTGGATGGCAACCTGTGATTTACTTTGGTCGGTCAGCGCAAGGCGGTCCTCAAAGGGTGTTCATGTGGTGGCCCGTACCCAAACCCGCCCATGCCCACAAGGGCCATGCGACCGGTGGAGCCTGTATATTGCTCCCTTAGCCATGTAAGAATATCCGGCCGATCGACGAAGTCGGGATCTCGGTCGAACGGGACGTAGAAGCAGGGTTTGCGAGCAATTGATCTATCTCTGCGCGGTTGGAGCGAGACGCCTTCGAACTTCTGCTGTATGTCGAGCAAGATTGTACTGCGATGGTGTCAGCAGGTTCTGCCGAGCCTTCTGGATGGCGCGCCCACTCACGTCTGGTCGATTTGCAGACACCACATGATGGCTTGGCTGTAGCGCTCCAGGTTAGAGATGATCCCGGTAACCTCCTTGCTATCGAACGGCCACCTGAGGGCACG encodes:
- a CDS encoding Vegetative incompatibility protein HET-E-1, producing the protein MAWVNSEECTARPKNLVRDVNAGGESRIQVGNNYTEVHNYNEPNRNRCLADLRLTDPRDDKTRIEQTKGGLLKDSYKWVLDHEDFRRWRNDRDSRLLWIKGDAGKGKTMLLCGIIDELSQSRAEIVNANEGGLFGNFAVKMSRRFKKLSLSPTHSRPVSFFFCQGTDSRLNRAVAVLRGLMYVLLCQQPSLISHIQSEYDHAGRQLFEDTNGFYTLSRALLSMLGDRRAGGCYMIIDALDECEQDLPQLLDFIVQSASASAYVKWIVSSRNRPDIELLLHRAASKTRLSLELNEHHVTQAVNTYVDHKVLHLVSLKGNKSLQDQVRNEMRQKADGTFLWVALVAQELQKVQSWHVLSVLKQMPSGLTPFYERMMHHIQQLQPEDSEFCRLVISAATAAYRPLRLCELGALSCLPRNVSDDLGSVVDMCASFLSIRDDHVYLIHQSVKDFLTSKESNAIFQHGFAAAHHTMFLRSLQIMSDMLRRDLYDLHHPGASVDDVRQPEPDPLAPVRYSCIYWVDHLSDAIWHRTSMPIDDLQDDGIVHQFLSKKYLYWLEALSLLRDIPGGVVAMTKLETLLERSDGSCLFDLVRDARRFILSHGWAIGNAPLQTYASALIFSPRRSMTRKLFEREEPDWIITKPAMAEDWDACQATLEGHGGPVRSVAFSPDGQRLASASHDTTVKIWDATTGHCQATLKGHGGSVQSVAFSPDGQRLASASDDKTVKIWDATTGHCQATLKGHGGSVRSVAFSPDGQRLASASYDNSVKIWDATTGHCQATLEGHGGSVWSVAFSPDGQRLASASRDKTVKIWDVTTGHCQATLTGHDGAVWSVAFSPDGQRLASASYDKTVKIWDATTGHCQATLGGHRGSVQSVAFSPDGQHLASASYDKTVKIWDATTGHCQATLRGHRSWVQSVAFSPDGQRLASASYDNSVKIWDATTGHCQATLKGHGSAVSSVAFSPDGQRLASASDDKTVKIWDATTGHCQATLKGHGGSVWSVAFSPDGQRLASASYDETVKIWDATTGHCQATLEGHGSAVWSVAFSPDGQRLASASRDKTVKIWDATTGHCQATLEGHGDWVQSVAFSSDGQRLASASWDKTVKIWDATTGHCQATLDVGRPLDTIRFDETGARLLTNVGTFDLSVPSPSPPAVLPASGPLRHSNQNQGYGISADGVWITYQGRNLLWLPSEYRPGTSAITASTVVLGCNSGRVLLFRFTGNAPR